In the Burkholderia contaminans genome, GGTCGACGGCCGTGTGTCGTCGTGGTTCATGGTGTGGGGCTACGGCCTCTACTCGCTCGGCGAACTGCTGGTGAGCGGCCTCGGCCTCGCGATGATCGCCCGCTACGTGCCGGCGCGCATGAGCGGCTTCATGATGGGTGCGTACTTCGTCGCAACGGGCGTGTCGCAGTATCTGGGCAGCGTCGTCGCGAACTTCGCGCAGATGCCGTCGCACGATCTGCCGGCCACCGAATCGCTGCCGCTCTACCTGTCGCTGTTCGAGAAGCTCGGCTGGCTCGCCGCGATCGGCATGCTGCTCGCGCTGCTGCTGCTGCCGCTGATGAACCGCCTGTCGCGCCAGCACCAGCGTTGTGCGGAAGAACGCCGCGAAGAAGCGCTGCAGGCACAGGGCGCCGCCGCCGCGCAGTAAGTAATATCCCTCGGCGTGCGGCGTGCACGCCACATTCTCCCGCCAGGCACGCGAACGCGTCCTACACTGGATGCAGGAAACGCATCCGCTTCGCGCGATGCGCACTGGCGGGAGAAGACGATGAAAAGCAAAGCAACGCGGCTGTTGAGGATACTGTCGGACATCCGGCACGCTCAGCGCTGCACCGCGATACGGGCCGCGCGCGCCGCGGCCGAAGCCGACGCGGTACTCGCGGAACACGACGATCCGGCGCCCGACGAACGCGACGACGCCGAATCCGACGACGCCACCGCCGTTCCCCGCTCCCGTATCGGCTCACCTCACTGACGCCGCGCAGCACGCTCCGTGCCGCACGCCCTGCGTCCCGCGCCGCTCACGCGGCCGCGCCGCGCCACCGCGCGATCCACGTTCCCGAACCGGCCACGGCCATCATCAGCCCGAGCGCGCACGCGTCGGCAGCGAGGCCTACGCCGACATGCCGCAGATCCGCGCTGCGCACGACCGGATGCAGCAGCGAATCGATGACGAGCGAGATCGCCGCGCCCGCGACGAAGCAGATCAGCCCGCGCTGGCCCACGGCCACGACGGGCCGCACGCCCTGCGCGATCCGCGCGATCCAGCCGAAGCGCACGCAGTCGGCCATCACCCACGCAATGGCCGCGAAGCTCACGACGCGCGGCAGCGCGAGATCGCGCTTGAACACGCCTTCCGGCAGCGGCAGCCCCGAGAACAGCTTGTAGCTCGCGCAGCCGAGCACGACCGCGCACGCGAGCCCGGTCGCGGCGGCCCCCCAGCGCCCGAGCGCGACGCGCCGGTAGAACGGCTGGCAGCGCGCGAGCACGCCGGCGACGAACATCAGCTGCCACGCGAACGGATTGAAGCTCCAGCGGAACCCGTCGGAATCCAGCAGCTCGGGGCCGAGCCAGCCGGCCGTCAGCCATGACGCGATGCTCAGCGCGACGAG is a window encoding:
- a CDS encoding OpgC domain-containing protein; this translates as MSLSTPPSARFSPSRSGRLVEVDFFRGIVLLMIVVDHIGASVLSRVTLHAFALCDAAEVFVFLGGFATASAYGAIAERHGARAAQKRFVRRAMQIYRAFLATSTLMLVVSAVLDHFGIDAPNLALDDVSVMLASPLTGAAELLTFQRQPYLASVLPMYVLFALASPVLVPFARRHPWLLVALSIASWLTAGWLGPELLDSDGFRWSFNPFAWQLMFVAGVLARCQPFYRRVALGRWGAAATGLACAVVLGCASYKLFSGLPLPEGVFKRDLALPRVVSFAAIAWVMADCVRFGWIARIAQGVRPVVAVGQRGLICFVAGAAISLVIDSLLHPVVRSADLRHVGVGLAADACALGLMMAVAGSGTWIARWRGAAA